The genomic DNA ATGCTGACTCCCCGGCAGCTCCTCGCGGAGACCGCCGTCATGCTGGCAATAACCGTCACCATAGGAACAGCGGCGGCTTTCTTCCGTTCCTGGCACGTCCTCTGGATCGGAACGATCGGGGTCCTGACATGCATTTTCTACACGGCGGGTCCAGTCAAATTCAAATACCGCGCCCTCGGGGAGTTCGCCGTCTTCATGATGTGGGGCCCCCTCATGATCGAGGGAGCGTATGCCGTCCAGCGCGGGATCCTTTCGAGCAAGGCCCTGCTCATCTCGATTCCTTTCGGCGTCCTGGTCGCCCTGGTCCTCTTTGCCAACAACATGCGGGACATCAACTATGACGCCCGCCAGAACGTGAAGACCATCAGCATCATGCTGGGCACCCGAAAGAGCTATCTGCTCTTCGCGGGAATGATCGTTCTCTCCTACGCCTACGTTCTCGGCATGATCGCCACGGGCGTCATGAGCTTCTGGGGCCTGCTGATTTTCCTCTCCGTCCCCAAGGCGGTGAGCCTTCTGAAAACCTTCCGGGAAAGAATCCCCGATATGGCCGACGCCCTGACGGCCCAGTTCGATACGGTCTTCGGGATTCTGCTCCTGCTGGCGATCCTGCTCGATACAAAAGCAGTCCTGTGAAGGTGTGATTTCCATACCCACCGAACCGGAAATCGCTGAAAGCTCCCGCAGGGGAGCTTTTTTTGTTCCAAGAGTTCATCGGCAACGGCTTGGCCGGTACGACTGCAGGATGCCGGGAGGAACAATGCAAATTCTTTCGGAATCTGTTATGGTTCGCACATCAAACGGAAGTTGTCCCGGGTGCGTTGCCACGAAAAACAAAAACCCGGATAAAAAACGGATATTTCTCGCTCCATGCTGAAAAACGATCAATCTCCAGAGAGGAATCCGCAATATTGTACCCATGACTACTGAAAACGATAAACCGCAGGAAATGAAGTTCCGACCCAACCGGACGTTCATCTGCAGCGTCGTGTTCATCGACATCGTGGCCTATTCGATGAAACCCGTCGACGACCAGATGCGGCTCAAGGAGCAGTTCACCGCCATTCTCGCCAATTCGATTCGGGACGTTGCCGTCAGCGACCGCATCGTTCTCGACACCGGCGACGGAGCGGCCGTCAGCTTTCTCAGCGATCCGGAAGAAGCCCTGATCGCCGCGATGGGGATCCAGGGCACCATCCGGAGCCTTCCCCGGGACGCGTCGCCGCTGCTGGAGGTCCGTATCGGCAT from Syntrophaceae bacterium includes the following:
- a CDS encoding prenyltransferase, which gives rise to MLETIKKYFIATRPWSFTMSLISVSVGTLLAAEEGSISWVWFALTAVGIMTFHAAANLINDYCDTRYGVDQEDSPTAKYRPQPLISGMLTPRQLLAETAVMLAITVTIGTAAAFFRSWHVLWIGTIGVLTCIFYTAGPVKFKYRALGEFAVFMMWGPLMIEGAYAVQRGILSSKALLISIPFGVLVALVLFANNMRDINYDARQNVKTISIMLGTRKSYLLFAGMIVLSYAYVLGMIATGVMSFWGLLIFLSVPKAVSLLKTFRERIPDMADALTAQFDTVFGILLLLAILLDTKAVL